The following proteins come from a genomic window of Pichia kudriavzevii chromosome 1, complete sequence:
- a CDS encoding uncharacterized protein (PKUD0A04230; similar to Saccharomyces cerevisiae YDR086C (SSS1); ancestral locus Anc_8.220), with the protein MADMEKMTDAPVEFLRDGARFLQKCTKPSQKEYMQLIRAVGMGFIMMGVVGYLIKLIHIPIRYLIV; encoded by the coding sequence ATGGCAGACATGGAAAAGATGACAGACGCTCCAGTGGAGTTCCTCAGAGACGGCGCACGTTTCCTCCAAAAATGCACAAAGCCCTCTCAGAAAGAGTACATGCAATTGATCAGAGCAGTCGGCATGGGTTTCATCATGATGGGTGTTGTTGGCTACCTCATCAAGTTGATCCACATTCCGATCAGATACTTGATTGTCTAG